In Leptospiraceae bacterium, a genomic segment contains:
- a CDS encoding 4Fe-4S dicluster domain-containing protein, protein MDRKEFIKGLGKLIGKVVKETNEIVEDIKGEVGKTMKPLDDMGAEMMQMPEVIEDKPINKKLKLPPGAIEGKKAFKETCTGCGDCIHHCPYNAIFPVFENRYGKSIPYMDLNHNPCLMCKDWPCITSCKPKALKPFKKKETPKFGQAVSLFSFCLNSENPEASCDICLQSCPLEDIIKFKDGKPSFSRSCTGCGICVQSCPAFPRAILIK, encoded by the coding sequence ATGGATAGAAAAGAGTTTATAAAAGGTCTCGGCAAACTGATCGGTAAAGTTGTAAAAGAGACAAATGAAATTGTGGAAGATATCAAGGGGGAAGTTGGTAAAACCATGAAACCTCTGGATGATATGGGCGCTGAAATGATGCAAATGCCGGAGGTAATAGAAGATAAACCCATTAATAAGAAACTGAAATTGCCTCCGGGAGCTATCGAAGGGAAAAAAGCCTTCAAAGAGACCTGTACCGGTTGTGGAGATTGTATTCATCATTGTCCGTACAATGCCATATTCCCGGTTTTTGAAAATAGATATGGAAAAAGCATTCCTTACATGGATCTCAATCATAATCCCTGTCTGATGTGTAAAGACTGGCCCTGTATTACTTCCTGCAAACCAAAAGCTTTGAAACCCTTCAAGAAAAAAGAAACACCAAAATTTGGGCAGGCGGTTTCTCTTTTTTCTTTTTGCTTAAATAGCGAGAATCCGGAAGCTTCCTGTGATATTTGCTTGCAATCCTGCCCCTTAGAAGATATTATTAAATTTAAAGATGGGAAACCCTCTTTCTCTCGTTCCTGTACCGGCTGCGGAATTTGTGTTCAATCCTGCCCGGCATTTCCGAGGGCAATACTTATAAAATAA
- the murA gene encoding UDP-N-acetylglucosamine 1-carboxyvinyltransferase — translation MSSAYFKISGRNPIHGRIRPQGNKNEALPLLGAICLLHGQVRLQNLPYIQDVLMLIDVLKVLGIQVEDEGNGSFLFTVPATLPSDLPGELCSRLRGAVTLAGPILAKEGRVFLPRPGGDKIGRRRMDTHLLALEALGAQVEVFPDGYEIRAKRLFGTDILLDEASVTATENAVMAACLAEGTTILRNAASEPHVQGLCNFLNSCGAKISGIGSNILSIEGVSSLHPPDSSHRLGSDYLEVGSFISLAAVCRGELIIEDVNLEDIRMIRMVYSRLGIEIRPVEGGILVPSDQEMSITPDYHGAVPKIDDAPWPGFPADMTSVALVTATQCKGTVLIHEKMFESRLFFVDNLISMGAQIILCDPHRAVVVGPSRLYGNKVNSPDIRAGMAMLIASLCAEGESCIYNIGQIDRGFQDIDSRLRNIGADIQRVQG, via the coding sequence ATGAGTTCAGCCTATTTTAAAATTAGCGGTAGAAATCCCATCCATGGAAGAATACGACCACAGGGGAATAAAAACGAAGCTCTTCCCCTCTTAGGAGCTATCTGCCTTTTGCACGGGCAGGTTCGTCTGCAAAATTTACCCTATATACAGGATGTTTTAATGTTAATCGATGTCCTGAAAGTTTTAGGAATACAGGTAGAAGACGAAGGCAATGGTTCTTTTCTTTTCACTGTTCCCGCTACGCTTCCCTCCGATCTTCCCGGTGAGCTCTGTAGTCGCTTAAGGGGAGCGGTTACTCTGGCCGGTCCCATCTTAGCAAAGGAAGGTCGAGTTTTTTTACCGAGACCCGGTGGAGATAAAATTGGACGAAGACGTATGGATACACATTTGCTGGCTCTTGAAGCTCTGGGTGCCCAGGTGGAAGTTTTTCCGGATGGCTATGAAATTCGAGCTAAGCGTCTTTTCGGCACCGATATTCTGCTGGATGAAGCTTCTGTAACTGCTACCGAAAACGCAGTCATGGCAGCCTGCCTGGCAGAAGGAACGACTATTCTGAGAAATGCAGCTTCTGAACCCCATGTTCAGGGACTCTGTAATTTTTTAAACTCCTGCGGAGCAAAAATTTCCGGAATAGGTTCCAATATTCTCAGTATTGAAGGTGTGAGTTCTTTGCATCCACCTGATTCTTCTCACCGTCTGGGTTCCGACTACCTCGAAGTTGGAAGTTTCATCAGTCTGGCCGCTGTTTGTCGGGGAGAGCTTATTATAGAAGATGTGAACCTCGAAGATATTCGTATGATACGTATGGTATATTCCCGTCTCGGAATTGAAATAAGACCGGTGGAAGGAGGAATACTGGTTCCTTCCGATCAGGAGATGAGTATTACCCCTGATTATCATGGTGCTGTTCCAAAAATTGATGATGCCCCCTGGCCGGGTTTTCCGGCGGATATGACCTCTGTAGCCCTGGTAACGGCAACCCAGTGCAAGGGAACCGTTCTTATTCATGAAAAGATGTTTGAATCCAGACTTTTCTTTGTAGATAATCTCATTTCCATGGGAGCCCAGATAATTCTTTGCGATCCCCATAGGGCCGTGGTAGTGGGGCCTTCGAGATTGTACGGAAATAAGGTCAATAGCCCGGATATTCGAGCCGGGATGGCTATGCTTATCGCCTCGCTCTGTGCGGAGGGAGAAAGTTGTATTTATAATATTGGACAAATAGATAGGGGGTTTCAGGATATCGACAGCAGGTTACGAAATATCGGAGCCGACATCCAAAGAGTTCAGGGATAA